A stretch of Nonomuraea africana DNA encodes these proteins:
- a CDS encoding BTAD domain-containing putative transcriptional regulator encodes MSSTMSGSSDSRLISRFQPHRPAVRQCLIGNLASMRIEVLGPVLAYADDGAPIELGGTRVRALLARLALAAGEVVSVDALLDALWGERVSGDTVNALHALVHRLRKALGEAGVVERVAGGYRLHVRAEQVNAVRFEELARRGGRELAAGDVQRAASLLEDALALWRGEALADVRDIPFAGTAGARLDELRVGAAEDRFEAELRLGRHGEILADVEAAAAAHPLRERLAGLRMRALHAAGRQSDALAVFEKVRETLAEELGVDPSEDLRKTHLAVLRGEREIPQAEQARPEAVRGRLPAQLTSFVGREDELKLLTGLLETSRLVTVVGPGGVGKTRLAVEAVSRHRAHRRGRVWLVSLAGVNTADVLPEAVLGTLGVADAQPSGTPLERVVNLLAGGEGVLVLDNCEQISALVAEFAGHLLERRPDLIILATSREPLEVMGETLCRLGPLDLPPAHADPVRASASAAVRLFLDRAAAVRPGFALDAPTARPVVDIVRRLDGLPLALELAAARLRTMSADQIARRLDDRFRLLSTGNRTAQPRQQTLHAVIEWSWDLLTSQERTLAARMSIFPARTGVAVIEAVCVDSEGALSPDEVVYLLGSLVDKSIVERAGDGYRMLETIRAHAADKLRLTGEREAVLHRLTRHFAALAEEHEPLLRSDKQAESLRLFQAEYDNLMYALHTAIDGGDAETAARILGPLYWYWVMLRYDARAEAYVAKVAEFGDALPAAARAAFTAIHLVGVEGGPISDPERLRALIDDCARTGALRRYPMLLTIVLVMAAVLGLDELLDQEIARVRGGSDRWAIACTFMIEAMRFRERGDRESSATAMAAALRAFEEAGDRWWTAKALYGLAQIHAIAGDHDQAITAYEHSIAIASDLGSQDEVSTRLGLATERMRAGDLTGARHDIATAEREAWRRGQPVLEIEVLGASAELYRRAGEVERADQELDRMETLARELPLSAGITADRVLPARVANLLAAGDTVRARELLPRAVQVAQQNMDAPSAAHLLARLLFLEGDPAGATTALGLSQAIRGTFDHGDTELRCLAEVLAELLGRTDYDTAYQRGADMTPHEAADRLAKLRV; translated from the coding sequence ATGTCCTCAACGATGTCCGGCAGCTCTGACAGTCGGCTTATATCCCGCTTCCAGCCACACCGGCCGGCTGTAAGGCAGTGCTTGATCGGTAACCTGGCAAGCATGCGCATTGAGGTGTTGGGGCCGGTTCTGGCGTATGCCGACGATGGCGCGCCGATCGAGCTGGGCGGCACCAGGGTTCGCGCGCTGCTGGCCAGGCTGGCACTGGCCGCGGGCGAAGTGGTGTCCGTCGATGCGCTGCTCGACGCCCTGTGGGGCGAACGCGTGTCCGGCGACACCGTCAACGCGTTGCATGCGCTGGTACATCGGCTGCGCAAGGCCCTGGGCGAGGCCGGGGTGGTGGAGAGGGTGGCCGGCGGATATCGCCTGCACGTACGCGCCGAGCAGGTCAACGCGGTCCGGTTCGAGGAGCTGGCAAGGCGAGGCGGGCGCGAACTGGCCGCAGGTGACGTGCAGCGGGCGGCCTCGCTGCTGGAGGACGCGCTGGCGCTGTGGCGGGGAGAGGCGCTGGCCGATGTGCGCGACATCCCTTTTGCCGGTACGGCTGGCGCGCGCCTGGACGAACTGCGCGTCGGGGCCGCAGAAGACCGTTTCGAGGCGGAGCTGCGGCTGGGGCGCCATGGCGAGATCCTGGCCGATGTGGAGGCGGCGGCCGCGGCCCATCCGTTGCGGGAACGGCTGGCCGGGCTGCGGATGCGGGCCTTGCATGCGGCGGGCCGCCAGTCCGATGCGCTGGCCGTGTTCGAGAAGGTCCGCGAAACGCTCGCCGAGGAACTGGGCGTCGACCCCTCCGAGGACCTCCGCAAGACGCACCTCGCCGTGCTACGGGGTGAGCGGGAGATCCCCCAGGCGGAACAAGCTCGACCGGAGGCGGTACGAGGACGTCTGCCGGCCCAGCTGACCAGCTTCGTCGGCCGGGAGGACGAGCTGAAGTTGCTGACCGGATTGCTGGAGACCTCCCGGCTGGTCACCGTCGTGGGACCCGGAGGAGTGGGCAAGACCCGGCTGGCCGTGGAGGCGGTGAGCCGGCATCGGGCCCATCGGCGCGGCCGGGTCTGGCTCGTTTCTCTGGCTGGGGTGAACACGGCCGACGTGCTGCCGGAGGCGGTGCTGGGCACGCTCGGCGTCGCCGATGCCCAGCCGTCTGGCACGCCGCTGGAGCGGGTGGTCAACCTGCTCGCTGGTGGAGAAGGCGTGCTGGTGCTGGACAACTGCGAACAGATCTCCGCACTCGTCGCGGAGTTCGCCGGGCATCTGCTGGAGCGCCGGCCGGACCTGATCATCCTGGCCACGAGCCGGGAGCCGCTCGAGGTCATGGGTGAGACGCTGTGCCGCCTGGGCCCGCTCGACCTCCCCCCGGCGCACGCGGATCCCGTTCGTGCCTCAGCATCGGCCGCGGTGCGGCTGTTCCTCGACCGGGCGGCGGCCGTACGGCCCGGCTTCGCACTGGACGCGCCCACCGCACGACCGGTCGTGGACATCGTGCGCCGGCTGGACGGACTGCCGCTGGCCCTGGAGCTGGCCGCAGCGCGCCTGCGGACCATGAGCGCCGACCAGATCGCCCGGCGGCTGGATGACCGCTTCCGGCTGCTCAGCACCGGCAACCGGACCGCCCAGCCCCGCCAGCAGACCCTCCATGCGGTCATCGAATGGAGCTGGGACCTCCTCACCTCACAAGAGCGCACACTGGCCGCTCGGATGTCGATATTTCCGGCGCGGACGGGTGTCGCCGTGATCGAGGCGGTCTGCGTGGATTCGGAGGGGGCGCTTTCCCCGGACGAAGTCGTCTACCTCCTGGGCTCTCTGGTCGACAAGTCCATCGTGGAGCGGGCCGGCGACGGGTACCGGATGCTGGAAACCATCCGAGCCCATGCGGCGGACAAACTCCGGCTCACGGGGGAACGCGAAGCCGTCCTGCACAGGCTCACGCGGCACTTCGCCGCCCTTGCCGAAGAACACGAGCCGCTGCTGCGCTCGGACAAGCAGGCGGAGTCGCTGCGGCTGTTCCAGGCCGAGTACGACAACCTGATGTACGCCCTGCACACGGCCATCGACGGCGGCGACGCCGAGACCGCGGCCCGGATTCTCGGGCCGCTGTACTGGTACTGGGTCATGCTCCGCTACGACGCTCGGGCCGAGGCCTACGTCGCCAAGGTCGCCGAGTTCGGCGACGCGCTGCCCGCGGCCGCCCGGGCCGCGTTCACCGCGATTCACCTGGTGGGCGTCGAGGGCGGGCCGATCAGCGACCCCGAGCGGCTGCGCGCGCTCATCGACGACTGCGCGCGCACCGGCGCGCTGCGCCGCTATCCGATGCTGCTGACGATAGTGCTGGTGATGGCGGCCGTACTCGGGCTGGATGAGCTGCTCGATCAGGAGATCGCGCGGGTACGCGGCGGCTCGGACCGCTGGGCGATCGCCTGCACCTTCATGATCGAAGCCATGCGGTTTCGCGAACGGGGTGACCGGGAGAGCTCCGCGACCGCGATGGCAGCGGCGCTGCGCGCGTTCGAGGAGGCGGGCGATCGGTGGTGGACGGCCAAGGCGCTGTACGGCCTGGCGCAGATCCACGCCATCGCCGGCGACCACGACCAGGCGATCACCGCCTACGAGCACAGCATCGCCATCGCCAGCGACCTCGGCTCGCAAGATGAGGTCTCGACCCGCCTCGGGCTCGCCACTGAACGCATGCGCGCCGGCGACCTGACCGGCGCCAGGCACGACATCGCAACCGCCGAACGAGAGGCCTGGCGGCGTGGCCAGCCGGTGCTGGAGATCGAGGTCCTTGGCGCCTCGGCCGAGCTGTACCGCCGCGCCGGAGAGGTCGAACGCGCCGATCAAGAGCTCGATCGCATGGAGACGCTCGCCCGCGAGCTGCCCCTGTCGGCCGGGATCACCGCCGATCGGGTGCTCCCTGCTCGGGTGGCCAACCTGCTCGCCGCCGGGGACACCGTACGCGCACGCGAACTGCTGCCCCGCGCCGTCCAAGTAGCACAGCAGAACATGGACGCCCCCTCGGCCGCTCACCTCCTGGCAAGGCTGCTGTTCCTGGAGGGCGATCCGGCCGGCGCGACCACCGCGCTCGGCCTGAGCCAGGCGATCCGCGGCACCTTCGACCACGGCGACACCGAACTGCGCTGCCTCGCGGAGGTGCTCGCGGAACTGCTCGGGCGTACCGACTACGACACCGCCTACCAGCGAGGCGCCGACATGACACCACACGAGGCCGCCGACCGCCTGGCAAAGCTGCGTGTATAA
- a CDS encoding SDR family NAD(P)-dependent oxidoreductase, with protein sequence MTTQTWIITGASRGFGRALAESALAAGDHVVAAVRRPESVADLEAEYPDTCLIATFDARDISAASGLVRDTLDRFGQLDVLVNNAGRAVVGAVEEVSDAQLRELMDLHLFGPAALVRAALPAMRARGTGTIVQMSSQGGRMSFPGVSAYSASKFALEGWSEALAGEVAPFGIRVMIVEPSRFRTDFNAADVLEFTETSETYRDLLADVRADMAGTDGRQEGDPVRAAEIIVSLAHSDEVPLRLPLGREAVERISGAYRRGLDEVERWAETARSADFEGVPASVRPI encoded by the coding sequence ATGACGACACAGACCTGGATCATCACCGGCGCGTCCCGCGGTTTCGGGCGCGCACTGGCGGAGTCGGCGCTCGCGGCGGGCGACCACGTGGTGGCGGCGGTGCGCCGGCCCGAGAGCGTGGCCGACCTGGAGGCCGAGTACCCGGACACCTGCCTGATCGCGACGTTCGACGCCCGAGACATCTCTGCGGCCTCGGGCCTCGTGCGGGACACCCTCGACCGCTTCGGTCAGCTCGACGTCCTCGTCAACAACGCGGGCCGGGCCGTGGTCGGAGCGGTCGAGGAGGTCAGCGACGCGCAGCTGCGTGAGCTGATGGATCTGCACCTGTTCGGCCCCGCCGCGCTCGTCCGCGCGGCGCTGCCCGCGATGCGCGCGCGGGGCACCGGGACGATCGTGCAGATGAGCAGCCAGGGTGGGCGGATGTCGTTCCCCGGCGTGTCTGCGTACTCCGCGTCGAAGTTCGCCCTCGAAGGCTGGTCCGAGGCCCTGGCGGGGGAGGTCGCGCCGTTCGGGATCCGCGTGATGATCGTCGAGCCGAGCCGGTTCCGGACCGACTTCAACGCGGCCGACGTGCTCGAGTTCACCGAGACGTCCGAGACCTACCGTGACCTGCTCGCCGACGTCCGCGCGGACATGGCCGGGACCGACGGCCGCCAGGAAGGCGACCCGGTGCGGGCGGCCGAGATCATCGTGTCCCTCGCGCACAGTGACGAGGTGCCGCTGCGGCTGCCGCTCGGGCGCGAGGCGGTCGAGCGCATCTCGGGTGCGTACCGGCGTGGCCTGGACGAGGTCGAGCGGTGGGCCGAGACCGCCCGCAGCGCCGACTTCGAGGGTGTTCCGGCGTCGGTCCGGCCGATCTAG
- a CDS encoding MFS transporter, with protein sequence MIPRRARMSVSYFFALLGIVSGVWAARIPTVKQSLHLSDGQLSLGLLAVAVGLVTGMQFAGRITDRLGSARVVVPAGATCALAMIPPGFAPNLGVLIATLFLWGLLNASLDVSMNTHAVEVERAYGRPLMSSFHGMFSAGGLLGAGVGALFAGLEVSPGLTFAAVTVPLALLAVLAGRALLPSVPVHHEGGRRKRVSWHGKVLFMGAMAFAGLLGEGAAGDWSAVYLHEDLGTGTGIAAIGFAVFSTAMTVGRFAGDRLALRFGPVRLVRWSGLLAAIGLGGALLAAEPIAAMAGFGLFGLGLATLVPQVFSAAGNHDRARAGEAIAQVATLGYAGLMLGPVIIGGAAELVGLPLALGIPVALCLFMSLSAVSLRPREPAAFTK encoded by the coding sequence GTGATCCCGCGCCGGGCCAGGATGTCCGTCTCGTACTTCTTCGCCCTCCTCGGCATCGTGTCAGGCGTGTGGGCGGCCCGCATCCCCACGGTCAAGCAGTCGCTGCACCTCAGCGACGGGCAACTGAGCCTCGGACTGCTCGCCGTGGCCGTGGGCCTGGTCACCGGCATGCAGTTCGCGGGACGGATCACCGACCGCCTGGGCAGCGCCCGAGTCGTCGTCCCCGCGGGCGCGACCTGCGCCCTCGCGATGATCCCGCCGGGGTTCGCCCCGAACCTGGGCGTCCTGATCGCCACCCTGTTCCTGTGGGGACTGCTCAACGCCTCCCTCGACGTCTCCATGAACACCCACGCGGTCGAGGTGGAGCGCGCGTACGGCAGGCCGCTCATGTCCTCCTTCCACGGCATGTTCAGCGCGGGCGGCCTGCTCGGCGCGGGCGTGGGAGCGCTGTTCGCCGGGCTGGAGGTCTCCCCCGGCCTCACCTTCGCCGCCGTGACCGTCCCGCTGGCGCTGCTCGCCGTCCTCGCCGGGCGGGCGCTGCTGCCGTCGGTGCCCGTCCACCATGAGGGCGGACGGCGGAAGCGGGTCAGCTGGCACGGCAAGGTGCTGTTCATGGGCGCGATGGCCTTCGCGGGACTGCTCGGCGAGGGCGCGGCGGGCGACTGGAGCGCGGTCTACCTGCATGAGGACCTGGGCACGGGTACCGGGATCGCGGCGATCGGCTTCGCCGTCTTCTCCACCGCGATGACGGTGGGCAGGTTCGCCGGAGATCGGCTGGCGCTGCGGTTCGGCCCGGTCAGGCTGGTGCGCTGGTCGGGGCTGCTGGCCGCGATCGGGCTCGGCGGGGCGCTCCTGGCGGCCGAGCCGATCGCGGCGATGGCCGGGTTCGGGCTGTTCGGCCTCGGCCTTGCCACGCTGGTGCCGCAGGTGTTCTCCGCGGCGGGCAACCACGACCGGGCGCGGGCCGGCGAGGCGATCGCGCAGGTGGCGACGCTGGGATACGCGGGCCTCATGCTCGGACCGGTGATCATCGGCGGCGCCGCCGAACTCGTCGGGCTGCCGCTCGCGCTCGGCATCCCCGTCGCGTTGTGCCTGTTCATGTCGCTGTCGGCCGTCTCGCTACGACCACGCGAGCCCGCCGCCTTTACAAAGTAG
- a CDS encoding serine hydrolase domain-containing protein, which produces MAMNENVQQVLDWAVAEIGIPGIVAEVKDGDRTWFGTAGVADIRTGSPRVPGEYFHAGSSGKAFTAATLLALEAEGRLSLDDTVNAHLPDVLDVNGYDGDKITLRHLLSNTSGLFATGLAPEVSYRYATRSGFDQHRFDTFSTEELLRVAVSQPPVGAPGERFEYANGGFYIAGAIIEKVTGNSYADEVDRRVVQPLGLTHTWVRSATDTGYPTPHPRGYSHQFLKDGADPAAVTPENWQSLMEEPGLPPLDVTVLNSSLGYAAGNVVTTTADMIRFFGAMTTGSLLPPAQHRQMWTTVSTEGGYWMPHARYGLGLFEFDKQATGGRTLRGLGGSFWGSYFFAVGTPNGPHTIAVHTNTEWKSWDPMFKIIEAEFGVSIGA; this is translated from the coding sequence ATGGCAATGAATGAGAACGTGCAGCAGGTACTCGACTGGGCAGTGGCCGAGATCGGCATTCCCGGCATCGTCGCCGAGGTCAAGGACGGTGACCGGACCTGGTTCGGCACCGCCGGCGTGGCCGACATTCGGACGGGCTCCCCGCGCGTGCCGGGCGAGTACTTCCACGCCGGCAGCAGCGGCAAGGCCTTCACCGCCGCGACCCTCCTGGCCCTGGAGGCCGAGGGCCGGTTGAGCCTCGACGACACGGTCAACGCTCATCTGCCCGACGTGCTGGACGTCAACGGCTACGACGGCGACAAGATCACACTCAGGCACCTGCTCAGCAACACCAGCGGCCTGTTCGCCACCGGCCTGGCCCCGGAGGTCAGCTACCGCTACGCCACCCGCTCCGGGTTCGACCAGCATCGCTTCGACACCTTCAGCACCGAGGAACTGCTGCGGGTGGCGGTGTCCCAGCCGCCGGTCGGTGCGCCCGGCGAACGCTTCGAGTACGCCAACGGCGGCTTCTACATCGCCGGCGCGATCATCGAGAAGGTCACCGGCAACAGTTACGCCGACGAGGTCGACCGCCGGGTCGTCCAGCCGCTCGGCCTGACCCACACCTGGGTGCGCTCCGCCACCGACACCGGTTACCCCACTCCGCACCCGCGAGGCTACTCCCACCAGTTCCTCAAGGACGGCGCCGATCCGGCCGCGGTCACCCCGGAGAACTGGCAGTCACTGATGGAGGAGCCCGGCCTGCCGCCTCTGGACGTCACCGTGCTCAACTCCTCCCTGGGCTACGCGGCCGGCAACGTCGTCACTACCACGGCGGACATGATCCGCTTCTTCGGCGCGATGACCACCGGAAGCCTGCTGCCGCCCGCCCAGCACCGGCAGATGTGGACCACCGTCTCCACCGAGGGCGGCTACTGGATGCCGCACGCTCGCTACGGCCTGGGCCTGTTCGAGTTCGACAAGCAGGCGACCGGCGGCCGGACGCTGCGCGGCCTCGGCGGCAGCTTCTGGGGCTCCTATTTCTTCGCGGTCGGCACCCCCAACGGCCCGCACACCATCGCTGTCCACACCAACACCGAGTGGAAGTCCTGGGACCCCATGTTCAAGATCATCGAAGCGGAGTTCGGCGTCTCCATTGGTGCGTAA
- a CDS encoding pyridoxamine 5'-phosphate oxidase family protein, translating into MSSWQEFEGQAPELAAIVRALLDANKHKTMATVRKDGSPRISATEVDFRDGELWLGSMPGAMKALDLRRDPRMALHAAPTPTDDEDPSRWQGDAKLAGRAIEITDPEVLARFEMPGEGPHLFRVDLTEVVWTRVEGDELVIDMWHEGKGVRQVRRK; encoded by the coding sequence ATGAGTTCGTGGCAGGAGTTCGAAGGGCAGGCGCCCGAGCTGGCGGCGATCGTGCGGGCGCTGCTCGACGCCAACAAGCACAAGACGATGGCCACCGTGCGAAAGGACGGCTCGCCGCGCATCAGCGCGACGGAGGTCGACTTCAGGGACGGCGAGCTGTGGCTGGGGTCGATGCCGGGCGCGATGAAGGCGCTCGACCTGCGGCGTGATCCTCGGATGGCGCTGCACGCGGCGCCGACGCCCACCGATGACGAGGATCCTTCGCGCTGGCAGGGCGACGCGAAGCTCGCGGGACGGGCGATCGAGATCACCGACCCTGAGGTGTTGGCGAGGTTCGAGATGCCGGGGGAGGGGCCGCACCTGTTCAGGGTCGACCTCACCGAGGTGGTGTGGACCCGCGTCGAGGGCGACGAGCTGGTGATCGACATGTGGCATGAAGGGAAGGGCGTGCGCCAGGTCAGACGCAAGTGA
- a CDS encoding DUF4097 family beta strand repeat-containing protein — MNAFDTPQPINAVVSCTEADIRINATQRTDTTVDVRPANPADATDVAAVERTRVNYADGRLTVKDRSSIRSLPGRIAVTIELPSGSALDISVRDGLLNGQGRLGEVQAHLSQGDIHLDHTGELRLSTDDGDITVATSGGPAALTTTHGQIKVGESIGTIVIGNGTGNVTVNRAEDGLRVTVEQGAVKVGAMARGRADLNVGAGTINVGIPDGTAVLLDAKTTLGRVRDNLGDDQEVSDGNTVELHAHVAQGDILLHRVTG; from the coding sequence ATGAATGCCTTTGACACACCGCAGCCGATCAACGCCGTCGTCTCGTGCACTGAGGCCGACATCCGCATCAACGCGACCCAGCGCACCGACACCACCGTCGATGTACGGCCGGCCAATCCGGCCGACGCCACCGACGTCGCAGCCGTCGAACGCACCCGCGTCAACTACGCCGACGGCCGCCTGACGGTCAAGGACCGCTCGAGCATCCGATCCCTGCCCGGCCGCATCGCGGTGACGATCGAGTTGCCCAGCGGCTCGGCGCTCGACATCAGCGTCCGCGACGGGCTCCTGAACGGCCAGGGCCGCCTGGGCGAGGTACAGGCCCACCTGTCCCAGGGCGACATCCACCTCGACCACACCGGCGAGCTGCGCCTGAGCACCGACGACGGCGACATCACCGTCGCCACCTCCGGCGGCCCGGCCGCGCTCACCACCACCCACGGCCAGATCAAGGTCGGCGAGAGTATCGGCACCATAGTGATCGGCAACGGCACCGGGAACGTCACGGTGAACCGGGCAGAAGACGGCCTGCGCGTGACCGTCGAGCAAGGCGCCGTCAAGGTCGGCGCGATGGCGCGCGGGCGCGCCGATCTGAACGTCGGCGCCGGGACGATCAACGTCGGGATCCCGGATGGCACCGCCGTACTGCTGGACGCCAAGACCACGCTCGGCAGAGTCCGCGACAACCTGGGCGACGACCAAGAGGTGTCCGACGGCAACACCGTCGAGCTCCACGCCCACGTCGCCCAGGGCGACATCCTGCTCCACCGTGTCACCGGCTAA
- a CDS encoding LysE family translocator, whose amino-acid sequence MYLIAFIGACVLVAMVPGVSTAVILRQTVRAGRGSGLAAMLGNEAGILLWALAAAFGLSALVLASELAYDIMRVAGALVLLYMGIQSLRRKDHTEIEVRPVDGVRRSFLAGFGTCLANPKAAVFAMSFLPQFVPPGQSVPLTLVTLAVVWVLVDTVWYAGVIWAVAKAKAVLGRPAVRRRLEQISGVVLIALGVRLVVESR is encoded by the coding sequence ATGTACCTGATCGCATTCATCGGCGCCTGTGTCCTGGTGGCCATGGTCCCCGGCGTCAGCACCGCCGTCATCCTGCGCCAGACCGTCAGAGCGGGCCGGGGCTCCGGCCTGGCGGCCATGCTGGGCAACGAGGCGGGCATCCTGCTGTGGGCGCTGGCCGCCGCCTTCGGCCTGTCCGCGCTCGTCCTCGCCTCCGAGCTGGCCTACGACATCATGCGGGTGGCCGGCGCGCTCGTCCTGCTGTACATGGGGATCCAGTCGCTGCGGCGCAAGGACCACACCGAGATCGAGGTCAGGCCGGTCGACGGCGTGCGCAGGTCCTTCCTCGCCGGGTTCGGCACCTGCCTGGCCAACCCGAAGGCCGCGGTGTTCGCGATGTCGTTCCTGCCGCAGTTCGTGCCGCCGGGGCAGAGCGTGCCGCTGACGCTGGTCACGCTGGCCGTGGTGTGGGTGCTGGTGGACACCGTCTGGTACGCCGGGGTCATCTGGGCCGTGGCCAAGGCCAAGGCGGTGCTGGGGCGGCCCGCCGTACGGCGCAGGCTGGAGCAGATCTCGGGCGTGGTGCTCATCGCCCTGGGCGTGCGGCTGGTGGTGGAGTCCAGATAG
- a CDS encoding MerR family transcriptional regulator: MATDDLMTRALETLGDDGPLSVEAIHRLTDLAGVPESMVIAEVADLLDISPHTLRYYERAGLVEVARDSNGHRVYDAEAVRRLVFLTRMRLSGMPMRDLRHYISLVDAGEHTVPERLAMLLEHRDTIRRRIRELTLSLTATEYKIATYGGSTGPDVQDLETDRTALPDEPLRRALPAG, translated from the coding sequence ATGGCCACCGACGATCTGATGACCAGGGCGCTCGAAACGCTCGGGGACGACGGCCCGCTGTCGGTTGAGGCGATCCACCGCCTCACCGACCTGGCCGGCGTGCCCGAGTCGATGGTGATCGCCGAGGTCGCCGACCTCCTCGACATCTCGCCCCACACGCTGCGCTACTACGAGCGGGCGGGGCTGGTCGAGGTGGCCCGCGACAGCAACGGTCATCGCGTCTACGACGCCGAAGCGGTGCGGCGCCTGGTGTTCCTCACCCGGATGCGGCTGTCCGGTATGCCGATGCGCGACCTGCGGCACTACATCTCGCTCGTCGACGCCGGGGAGCACACGGTGCCCGAGCGGCTCGCCATGCTGCTCGAACATCGCGACACCATCCGCCGCCGGATCCGTGAGCTGACCCTTTCCCTCACGGCGACCGAGTACAAGATCGCCACGTACGGAGGCTCGACCGGGCCGGACGTTCAGGACCTCGAAACCGACCGCACGGCGCTGCCGGACGAGCCGCTGCGACGGGCGCTACCAGCAGGATGA
- a CDS encoding metalloregulator ArsR/SmtB family transcription factor, with protein sequence MDKTLAALADPTRRKVIELLREGPLPAGELAQAVRMSPPALSRHLRVLRAGGLVAAEAGEADARLRLYALRQEPFVALQAWLDQVQAFWNEQLGSFKEHAERPRKAPGASTVSGDTNAEPPR encoded by the coding sequence GTGGACAAGACGCTGGCCGCGCTGGCCGATCCCACCAGGCGCAAGGTCATCGAACTGCTGAGGGAGGGCCCGCTGCCCGCGGGGGAGCTGGCGCAGGCGGTGCGGATGAGTCCGCCCGCGCTGAGCAGGCATCTGCGGGTGCTGCGGGCCGGAGGGCTGGTGGCCGCCGAGGCAGGCGAGGCCGACGCCCGGCTGCGCCTCTACGCCCTCCGGCAGGAACCGTTCGTCGCGCTGCAGGCGTGGCTCGACCAGGTGCAGGCCTTCTGGAACGAGCAACTCGGCTCCTTCAAGGAACACGCGGAGCGCCCCCGAAAGGCACCTGGAGCGAGCACGGTGAGCGGCGACACGAACGCGGAGCCGCCACGGTGA
- a CDS encoding VOC family protein encodes MAVNLGYYTLSVRDLDRAAAFYTALFGWELLREHDTYLHAGNTAVPTGLTVGEPSVLPNLYYQVDDLDAAVELVGKLGGRAGEIQESKTGRFAVVHDDQETCFSLWQSAA; translated from the coding sequence ATGGCTGTGAACCTGGGTTACTACACGCTCTCGGTACGCGATCTCGACAGGGCGGCGGCCTTCTACACCGCGCTGTTCGGCTGGGAGCTCCTCAGGGAGCACGACACCTACCTCCACGCGGGCAACACCGCCGTTCCCACGGGCCTGACCGTGGGCGAGCCGTCGGTGCTGCCGAACCTCTACTACCAGGTCGACGACCTCGACGCCGCCGTCGAACTGGTGGGCAAGCTCGGTGGGCGCGCGGGCGAGATTCAGGAAAGCAAGACGGGCAGGTTCGCGGTCGTCCACGACGACCAGGAGACATGCTTCAGTCTCTGGCAGTCGGCGGCCTAG
- a CDS encoding SRPBCC domain-containing protein translates to MNDDKQAERPRDSVRTQVTVAVDPATAFRVFTDEIDSWYVRGPHSWVDPARAVGIGFEDGFLRERWAGGGHVDTGRVLIWEPGRRLVWADLIHRTGAMEVEVCFTAVEGGTEVCLEHRGLDTLPPPVAGRIRLGYSWQIALGWFARFLG, encoded by the coding sequence GTGAACGACGACAAGCAGGCGGAGCGGCCCCGCGACTCGGTCAGGACGCAGGTCACCGTCGCGGTCGATCCGGCGACCGCCTTCCGCGTCTTCACCGACGAGATCGACAGCTGGTACGTGCGCGGCCCGCACAGCTGGGTCGATCCGGCCCGCGCCGTGGGCATCGGGTTCGAGGACGGCTTCCTGCGCGAGCGCTGGGCCGGCGGCGGGCACGTCGACACCGGCAGGGTGTTGATCTGGGAGCCGGGCAGGCGACTGGTGTGGGCCGACCTGATCCACCGCACGGGCGCGATGGAGGTGGAGGTCTGCTTCACCGCCGTCGAGGGCGGTACCGAGGTCTGCCTCGAGCACCGCGGTCTCGACACGCTGCCGCCGCCCGTGGCCGGGCGGATCAGGCTCGGCTACTCCTGGCAGATCGCGCTGGGCTGGTTCGCTAGATTCCTCGGCTGA